A window of Rhinatrema bivittatum chromosome 2, aRhiBiv1.1, whole genome shotgun sequence contains these coding sequences:
- the LOC115083607 gene encoding oocyte zinc finger protein XlCOF6-like, translating into MKENYEILSSLASDEITQNIKKEENREECPMEDGLIPSKSENARENLSQGPEKRNRWNSQQEAEEKPRDSVGDSSDGVTECEKSDKELTDSPEQQRQLRAEKPFQSNNSDEITSHLHQREGKGKKCFLCLSCGKSFVKESHLILHQKSCPLKTPFLCSKYGEGFSQRNNLNNYQRTQKREREFPCTECRKSFICKDSLRQHQKMHTSERPFSCTNCSKRFLRKTELSYHQKTHKDNKPFPCTECGKSFIAKYLLLSHQRIHTREKPFLCTECGKCFRRKTNLSQHQKIHKGAKPFTCTECGESFLLKATLRRHQKTHSDERPFSCSECEKSFTGKHLLKSHQKIHTGERPFSCTECGKSFISKYKLILHQKIHTGEKPFTCTECGKSFITKYKLISHQKIHKGERPFSCTKCGKCFIRKADLSQHQQIHTGDKPFICTECGQSFLLKGTLRRHQKIHTGERPFSCSECEKSFTVKHLLTSHQKIHTGERPFTCTECGKSFISKSKLILHQKIHTGERPFACTVCEESFIKKSKLILHQRNHKGLRPFSCSKCGKSFIRKTTLSQHEKMHTGDKPFSCTECGKCFFRKTDLSQHQKIHTGERPFSCSECEKCFIRQANLSHHQKIHTRDKPFICSECGKCFSMKTYLSQHQKIHTGDKPFTCSECDKSFLQKATLRRHEKTHTGERPFSCSECEKSFISKYTLISHQRIHTGERPFSCPKCGKCFIRKTHLSQHQKFHTADKSFTCIECGKSFITKYILVLHQKIHTGDKPFTCSECGKSFLEKATLRRHQKIHTGERPFTCSDCGKCFSRKVGLSQHQKVHTGEKPFTCSECGKCYSRKTYLSQHQTIHTCDKTFPCSECGKSFLQEAALRRHQKIHTGGLPVMR; encoded by the exons atgaaggagaattatgagatccTGAGCTCCCTAG cAAGTGATGAGATCACACAGAATATAAAGAAAGAGGAGAATCGGGAAGAATGTCCTATGGAGGATGGACTGATCCCAAGCAAATCAGAAAATGCCCGTGAGAACCTTTCCCAGGGGCCTGAGAAGAGAAACAGATGGAATAGTCAGCAAGAAGCAGAGGAGAAGCCAAGAGACTCTGTAGGGGACTCATCAGATGGAgtcactgagtgtgagaaaagtGACAAGGAGCTCACAGACAGCCCTGAGCAGCAGAGACAGTTGCGAGCAGAGAAACCCTTCCAAAGTAATAACAGTGATGAAATAACTTCTCACCTCCaccagagggaggggaaagggaagaaatgcTTTCTGTGTCTCTCCTGTGGAAAAAGCTTTGTTAAGGAATCGCATTTAATATTGCACCAGAAATCCTGCCCACTGAAAACACCATTTCTATGCAGTAAATATGGGGAAGGTTTCAGTCAGAGGAACAATCTAAATAACTACCAAAGAACacagaaaagagagagggagtttccatgcactgaatgcaggaaAAGTTTCATATGCAAGGATTCTCTTAGACAACACCAAAAAATGCACACTAgtgagagaccattttcatgtactAATTGTAGTAAACGTTTCCTTAGGAAGACAGAGCTCTCCTACCACCAGAAAACCCACAAAGACAACAAACCATTTCCATGCactgagtgtgggaaaagcttcattgCTAAATATTTGCTACTAtctcaccagagaatccacacaagAGAGAAGCCATTCttatgtactgaatgtggaaaatgCTTCAGAAGGAAGACAAACCTctcccaacaccagaaaatccacaaaggagctaaaccatttacatgtactgagtgtggagAAAGCTTCCTTCTGAAGGCAACTCTCAGAAGGCATCAAAAGACACATTCTGATGAAagaccattttcatgttctgaatgtgagaaaagcttcacTGGAAAGCATTTACTAAAATCTCACCAGaagatccacacaggagagagaccattttcatgtactgagtgtgggaaaagctttaTTAGTAAGTATAAACTAATAttgcaccagaaaatccacacaggagaaaaaccatttacatgtactgaatgtgggaaaagtttCATTACTAAATATAAACTAATCTCacatcagaaaatccacaaaggagaaagaccattctcatgtactaaatgtggaaaatgtttcattagGAAGGCAGACCTTTCACAACACCAGCAAATCCACACAGGCGACAAACCTTttatatgtactgagtgtggACAAAGCTTCCTTCTGAAGGGAACCCTCAGAAGACATCAAAAGATACACACTGGTGAAAGACCATTTTCTTGttctgaatgtgagaaaagcttcacTGTAAAGCATTTGTTAACatctcaccagaaaatccacactggagagagaccatttacatgtactgagtgtggaaaAAGCTTCATTAGTAAGTCTAAACTAATAttgcaccagaaaatccacactggagagagaccatTTGCATGTACCGTGTGTGAAGAAAGCTTCATTAAAAAGTCTAAACTAATACTGCATCAGAGAAACCACAAAGGATTGAGACCATTCTCATGTTCTAAATGTGGAAAAAGTTTTATTAGAAAGACAACCCTCTCACAGCATGAGAAAATGCACACAGGTGACAAACCATTTTCATGCACTGAGTGTGGGAAATGTTTCTTTAGGAAGACAGACCTCtcacaacaccagaaaatccacacaggagagagaccattctcatgctCTGAGTGTGAGAAATGTTTCATTAGGCAAGCAAACTTATCAcaccatcagaaaatccatacacGTGACAAACCATTTATATGCTCTGAGTGTGGGAAATGTTTCAGTATGAAGACTTACCTttcacaacaccagaaaatccacacaggtgacaaaccatttacatgctctgagtgtgataaaagcttcctTCAGAAGGCAACCCTCAGAAGACATGAAAAGACACACACTGgtgagagaccattctcatgctctgaatgtgagaaaagcttcatAAGCAAGTATACACTAATatcacaccagagaatccacacaggagagagaccattctcatgtcctaaatgtggaaaatgtttcattagGAAGACGCACCTCTCACAACACCAGAAATTCCACACAGCCGAcaaatcatttacatgcatagaatgtgggaaaagcttcattaCTAAGTATATATTAGTCTTACACCAGAAAATTCACACAGGTGACAAACCATTTACATGCTCTGAGTGTGGGAAAAGTTTCCTTGAGAAGGCAACCCTCAGAAGACATCAAAAGatacacacaggagagagaccatttacatGCTCTGACTGTGGGAAATGTTTCAGTAGGAAGGTAGGCCTCTCACAACACCAGAAAGTCCATACAGgcgagaaaccatttacatgctctGAGTGTGGGAAATGTTACAGTAGGAAGACATATCTCTCACAGCACCAGACAATCCACACATGTGACAAAACTTTTCCATGCTctgagtgtgggaaaagcttcctTCAGGAGGCAGCCCTCAGAAGACATCAAAAGATTCACACTGGAGGACTTCCAGTTATGCGCTGA